The Arthrobacter sp. PM3 genome contains the following window.
CCCCCATGGCCAGGCGTTCGCGGACCCGCAGCCCGGTCTGTTTCTCGGTGATGTCCTCGATGGCCCGGACGGAAGGAATGACGCCGCCCGGGAAGATGTACTTGTGCACCCACGTGTAGCTCGTGCGGGTGGCCATGAGCCGGTCGTGGGCGATCGTGATGGCCTGGATGGCCACCTTGCCGCCGGGGGCCAGGACCCGCTCGATCGTCTGGAAGTACGTGGCCCAGTATTCGAATCCCACGGCCTCGATCATTTCGACGGAGACGACGGCGTCGTACTCACCCTCGACGGCGCGGTAGTCCTTGAGGTCGATCGTGACGGCGTCCGTGTAGCCGGCATCGGCGACGCGCTTGCGGGCGAGGTCCTGCTGTTCACTGGAGAGCGTCACGGAGTACACGGTGGCGCCCCGGGCCGCGGCCCGCAGCGCGAGTTCGCCCCAGCCGGTGCCGATTTCCAGGACCCGGGTGCCCTCTTTCACGCCGGCCTTGTCCAGCAGGCGGTCAATCTTGGCCTGCTGGGCGGCCGCAAGGCCGTCCCAGGCCACAGTCCGCAGGGCGTCGCCGCTGTCCGGGAACAACGCGCTGGAGTACGTCATGGTGCTGTCCAGGAACGACGCGAAGAGTTCGTTGGAGAGGTCGTAGTGCCGGGAAATGTTCGAGCGCGTGTTCTTCTCGGTGTTGCGTTCCCGGCGCGGCTGGCGCGGCAGGTAGAGGCCGCGCAGCTTCTGCAGCGGCTCCGGCACGAGCGTCCCCACGCGGGCGGCGAAGACTTCCATGACGGCGGTGAGGTCGTCGGCGTCCCAGTCCCCGGCCATGTAGGACTCGCCCAGGCCGATCAGTCCGCCGTCGCCGAGCCGGGCGGCGAAGGCCTCCGGCCGGTTGATGGTCATGACCGGGTAGGCGGCCGCAGGGTCGGCGCAGACGCCGCGTTCCAGCGCGGCCCTGCCCTGCGGGGTGATGCCCGCCGCCTTGCCCAGAACAGTGCCGTCCGGGTAGCGGACTTCCAGCGGGAGGGTCCGAACTGCCGCCTTGAAGATGGCTTCCGCGACGCGCCCGGCCACCCGGGCCTTGAGGGTCGAGGGCACGGTGGCGATGCTGGGCCAGATGGCGGCGTCGATGGTGGCGGGCGGGCGGGGCACCGTGTACGGCACGGTGTACGCCACTGTGCCGTTCGCGGTCCTGCCGTTACCGGTACCGCTGTTTTCGGTGCTGACGGCGTTGCCCTGTGGCCGTCCCGTACCGGCTCCGGTCGCTTCGGTCATTGTCACTGAACTGCCTCCTGTGCGGGGTGGTCTGGTCTTTTGATAATGGGCAGGCGGCGGGCCCACAGCTTGATGCCCTGCCAGCGGATCTGTGCGGCGACGCGCAAGGGCGCCAGGGGAACGGCGAGCGCCGCGGCCAGGATGTTCCGCGGGGTCGCTCCGTGCCGGACGCCGTCCAGGGTGGCGACGAAGGGCCGGTGGCCTTCGCGCTCCAGGACGATCGAGACGGCGAGCCGGTCCCCGGGTTCGGGGAGCTTCATGCGGTACTCGCCGTCGACGTCGTTGAAGGGCGAGACGTAGAACGCCTTCGGAACGCGGGCGCGGCCGCTGCTGTCCGTTTCGAGGAGGTAGCAGTGCCGTTCGCCGTAGGTGTTGTGGACCTCGGCGACGACGCAGCGGAGCTTGCCGGCGGCGTCGTGGCACCAGAAGACGCTGAGCGGGTTGAACACGTGCCCGAACACCCGGGCGCTGGCCAGCATGGTGATGCGGCCGCCGTCGAGGCCAATTCCTTGGAGGTCGAGGTACCGTTCCACGTTGCCGCGCAGCGTGCCGTCCGGGTCGCCGAGGTGGTCGCTGACGCGGAAGCCGGCCAGCGGCCGGAGCAGGCGCGGCAGTTCCGGGAGGTGGTCGACGTCCACGTACCAGCTGTAGCTGCGGTACGTGAAGGCGTTGTGCAGCGGTGTGCGCCGTACATGCGAGATCTCCGTGCGGTAGATGGCCGGAGGCCGGGGTGCCGTGGGAGTGCTCATGGCGCCTCCGCGGCGGCCGGCTGGAGGTCCGGGTCGACGGCGGCCGGGCCGGCGGACTGGTCCCAGTGGCGGCCCAGCCGGGCGGCGGCCTTGAGTCCGGACAGGGCGCCGTCTTCGTGGAATCCCCAGCCGTGGTAGGCACCGGCGAACGCCAGGCGGCCGTCACCCAGGCCCAGGATCCGTTCCTGGGCTTTCAGTGAGTCGGGTGTGTACTGCGGGTGTTCATAGACCATGCGGTCCAGGACCGTGGCGTCGTCGATCAGTTCGGATTCGCCGAGGCTGACGATGTACCGGCCCCCGTCGACGGGCTCCAGCCGCTGCAGCCTGGTCATGTCGTAACTGACCAGGACCCTGTCCGGGCGGGCGTCGCAGGACGGCAGGCGGTAGTTCCAGGAGGCCTGCGCCCGGGGGCTGGCCGGCAGCACGGTGGCGTCGCGGTGGAAAAGCGTCCTGTTCACCGAATAGGGCATGCCGCCCAGGGCTTCTTTCTCATCGGGCGAGGCGTCGGCGAGCATGCGCAGGGCCTGGTCCGGGTGGGTGGCGATCACGACTGCGTCGAAGCGTTCCGTCCGGCTCCCTGCACCGGACGCGGATGCGACGTCCACGCCAT
Protein-coding sequences here:
- a CDS encoding class I SAM-dependent methyltransferase, whose protein sequence is MTMTEATGAGTGRPQGNAVSTENSGTGNGRTANGTVAYTVPYTVPRPPATIDAAIWPSIATVPSTLKARVAGRVAEAIFKAAVRTLPLEVRYPDGTVLGKAAGITPQGRAALERGVCADPAAAYPVMTINRPEAFAARLGDGGLIGLGESYMAGDWDADDLTAVMEVFAARVGTLVPEPLQKLRGLYLPRQPRRERNTEKNTRSNISRHYDLSNELFASFLDSTMTYSSALFPDSGDALRTVAWDGLAAAQQAKIDRLLDKAGVKEGTRVLEIGTGWGELALRAAARGATVYSVTLSSEQQDLARKRVADAGYTDAVTIDLKDYRAVEGEYDAVVSVEMIEAVGFEYWATYFQTIERVLAPGGKVAIQAITIAHDRLMATRTSYTWVHKYIFPGGVIPSVRAIEDITEKQTGLRVRERLAMGEHYAQTLRLWSERFMARAAEVESMGFDAVFQRMWLFYLCYSRAGFETGYLDVQQIVLDSAGSKSVGSKTAGSKGAAQ
- a CDS encoding DUF1365 domain-containing protein, which codes for MSTPTAPRPPAIYRTEISHVRRTPLHNAFTYRSYSWYVDVDHLPELPRLLRPLAGFRVSDHLGDPDGTLRGNVERYLDLQGIGLDGGRITMLASARVFGHVFNPLSVFWCHDAAGKLRCVVAEVHNTYGERHCYLLETDSSGRARVPKAFYVSPFNDVDGEYRMKLPEPGDRLAVSIVLEREGHRPFVATLDGVRHGATPRNILAAALAVPLAPLRVAAQIRWQGIKLWARRLPIIKRPDHPAQEAVQ